GCCAGAGGCAAAAGCATCAGCCTTCTTAGGTGTATCCATCACCTCAGGCAGCCATAAAATGATTCCATtgccagtaattttttttcttgacaaaTGCCCCCAGGAAATGCTTTTCACCCTGGGTAAACTCTAAGTCAGGACAAATAAAGTCAGGTTTGCAAATGGGGTCTTCCAGGGAATATCCAGCCTCATCAAATAATGATGCCATGGATACTAGACTCTTGTTAGATATgggatttgcaaatatattctctcattctgtgggttgctctttcactttcttttcttttatttttttttgatgaggaagattggccctgagctaacatctgttgccaatcttcctctttttttttttcctccccaaagccccagtacacagttgtatatcctggttgtatgcccttctagttcttctatgtgggacaccacctcagcatggcttgacaagcagtgctaagtctgcaccggagatccaaaccagtgaactccaggccaccgaaatggagtgtgtaaacttaaccactaggccacttggccagccccaactctttcaatttcttcatcattccctttattcattcatgtttacctcaaatatgtattgagtgcctcCTATGCGTCCCTCACATTGCCAGTTGTACATTCAATGAGTGGGACAGTGAACATGTTAGGCAAGATCCCTGCTCCAAGGAGCTTAACACATAGGGTAGGGGAAGGGGTTCACACACTACACATAAGGAAACAATAATTTCCAATCACAACAAGAGctataaaagaaataagccaTTCAACCCAAATATGAGCACCATTAGCCTCCTAATTTATAAGTGGGTTAGAGATTTGAACTAGAGTATCGGTTTCCAAAGCATGCCCCTTAGACCCCTAGAGAATGGATTCTTAAACTTTGGAGTATTAGCGTTCCTtgttaaaatagaatgaaaattatAGGCCATAGGGATAGTGAGTTTGCTTATTAAAAAGCACATATACCAATAACTTCctatctctctcttctcagggTTCATGGATTACTCAAAGTCTATCTGGAGGAAGCTAGTAGTGGTGGCTCTAGGCTTAGTCCACCCGTCAGCCAGAGCAGCTCCTATTGTCGACTGTTTTTACATATTGAACCttcaagaaagattttatttgatCCAAGTGTGTTGCAGGTCCCACTCCTCCAGAAAATAGTTCATAAATACCCAGCTAGATGATCTGTGTTATCAGTTTCAACAAAACATCTGTAAAAATCCTGCCCTTCAAGATGCTTTTTCCCTGTTTACTTTATTCAATGAAGAAGCTAGACTGTGttcaccttcttttcttttatccctGTCATCCTCCTGGAATAGTCACCTGCCCGCCATTCTTGTCAATGAGTCATAAATTGGGATCAACTTCAGCGTCTCTCAGCAGGGGGCTGTCTGAACAAATTGTGGCAAGTTCATTCCATGGACTGCACTACAGCCACTGAAAATGAGGTGGCTGGCTTCTGTGTGCTAACGTGCAATGATGCCCATATGTATTCTTCAAGGAGGAAATCAAGTTTGCAGTGCAACGTATATGATACGAAACCATTTTTGCAAtacctgaaaatattttgatggtGAAATATTGAGAAGGATACACAGAAATATCATGGCTGCCTCTAGAGTTTagacctggggagaggagagttTCTGCTTTTCGCTCCACATCTTCTctctattttgatatttttctatgAGCATTTAGATGTTTTATGTCACAAAAGAAAGCTAGACCAATACTCTATTCACAGTGTAAATAATATGGTAAAACAGAAACTCTAGCCAGCTAAATATTAGAGGAGGCCTTTGGTGTTTTTGTTCGTAACCTATACATCGTCAAAGTGTAAAAATCTCAGTAACTGAGATGTTTGTTTCACTGGGGTGCGCAGGATTTAGAAAGTGATTTGTAAAAGCAGATTGTGCCCATAGagaaacaaataagtgaaaactGATAGTTTGAAAACTAGGATGAGTTGAATTTTACAAGTCAAACAAGGAACCTTGAAAAAATATGGACGTAAACACAACAGGGACCAACCTCCAAAGGAAACACCAACACACGCATACACAAAGCAGGCATCAGGTTAACATAGACACAGACCCTTTCACTGGGGCACAgaatctctccctttcccctagTGACAAAATGGAAGCCACATGGTCTTATAGGACCTCACCTCGGAATTCATACAGCATCACTTTTGCTGTACTCAACTAGCAGCCGGCTCAAGCCTGCTAAGTCTTGAGGTCAGGGGACATATACCTCACATCTTGATGTTAAATGTatgagtttcctattgctgttgtaacgaatgaccacaaatttagcagcttaaaacaacacaaatttattataataCAATTCTGAAAGACAGAGGTCTAAAGTCAAGATGCCTGCTGGGCCAAGTTCTTGTTGGAGACTGGAGGGAGAAActatttctttgccattttcagcTTCCCTGAATTGTGTGGTTCATGGCCCCTTCCTGGCATTACTCCAACCTCTTGCATCTGTCGTCATATCTCCTACTACTCACTCTGATCCTCCCACCTCACTGTTATAAGGTCTGTTATGATTATATTGGACCAACCTGGATAATCCAGCAAAATCTTGCCATATGAAGATCCTTAACAcatacaaagtcccttttgtgatgtaatataccatattaacaggttctggagattagggCTTGGAAATCTTTGTGGAGGGCATGTTTTTCTACCTGCCATAGGTCCATAGGAAGGCATCTGCAGCAGTGTTTTAAAAGTGCTACAACAAATAAACCAAGATGTGGAGGCTTGTCAAGATCATCTATTTCGTACACATTTGAAAGACCTCTCAAGCTAATATTACCAGCTCTCAGCTTGAAAGGGGAAGACTTGTAATGAGAATCATAGACTTCCTTCACTCTTTCTTCTTACCTTGGTGTGTTGGGAGGACTCTTTTGCATGCGAAGGATACCCTGAGAGTTATATCTTAAGAGAAGGAACTCCAGCCCATCCAGGGTGAACTGAGGTGTCTCAGGAGATGTGGCAGTGGAGGTAttcccccccaccaccacagACTAAGATGAGCGGCCTCCTGTCCTTCACTGCTTGCCTTCTACACTCTCTTCTTTTTAGGAAGGGAGCCTCGTTGGAAGAGATGGCTAAGGAAGAATTACTATAAAATGCAATGCCAATTAGACCAAAAAGGCCTCTCTCAGGACCAACTGGTATGGTCTGACCTTCTTGAAAGGGCCTCCAATTTAGTTTTTTGACATCATCTCCAGTAATTCATACATTCCTATTCTTATGTTGGGTATTAAAGACACTAATGAAAgataaatcttttaaatatatcaatatgtTTGTAATAGTTTATTATTCAAGATCCTTAACACCTTAACAGTGTGGACCTGGCCTGTGCTAGACCTCTGAGAAGTCCTGTCTGACAACAAAAACTGGATTGGAATCCAACTCCCCAATCCCAGTTGTTACCATCTGAGAATTGGAGCTGAGTAAACTCAGCATATACGCTAAAGACAAGCTGAGAGATGAGCTCTTAATCCATTCCATTCCACATGTGTCACAGAAGACTACAGGGCAGGAAGTAGAGAACTGAGCCTCAGGCTTAAAGATGAGCTTTGGTTATTTATGTGATTACTTAACTCATATCACAAGGTTGGAAATGAGAGAGGGCTTCAAGAGGAAAGATCATACAGTTTCCTGGGGGTGACCAAGACTGTTTCTCTTCAGAATGTCGTGGTAACTGCAGGTGCAAGTGAGAAAAGTGTAATTTGCACCTCCCCCACCTGATGGCGAGCCACTTGGGGGCTGATTCACCCGTACAGTACCTTGATTTTGGCCTAGACAACCTCCTCAGCATGCTGTGAAACAAGCCCTGCTGATTCAAGAGGGCCTGTTCCAGAAACCTCAAAGTGCCCATTGcaacttctctctgttttcaggAGTACAGACCACTACGGAATCTCAAGGGAGAGCTTTCTCAGCTGGGTGTGGGGAGACTAGGTCTCGCCTAGGCGCTTCGGCTTCCTGCTTTCACTGCCAGCCTTGACAGCGGGGCACCTACCCACAATTGCTGTATAACATCCATAAGATGAGTCCAAAAAACCTCTTAAGAAGGGAATGGGGAGTACACGGATGCAGGCATTCAGAATGGGGAGCAAGTCAACCTACTCTGTGTCACTGCCACTTCAGGAGCACCAGGGATACTTCCAATGCCACAAAAGTCATTGAGTCCCCAGACTACCAGAGACATTTGTGCACCTTACAAATGGAACCTTTATTCTCTGTGGTCTTAGGACATAAGTCttcaaggaaaattaaatgaacttCAGAGCAGAAATAGAATGAACCtcatttattaatgaaaatgaattataACCAAAAAATGACAGGAAAATGTCAAAATTGTCCAACTGTGgggcagagaaaaaataaaatgaaaacttcaataACAAACCATTGCAAAATCATAAATAAGAACATTGTATAAGATTCATGGAATGTGACCAAAGCTAGACAAAGTTCAAAGTCTTCAATGCTTTCATCgtttcaaagaacaaagaaagaaaataccataTTTAATGGAAGTTCACTCTGGGTAGGGCCTCCATGTTAATATGTTCCATTCACTCTTGCTTGTCCTTGTGTGGTGGGTACTGTTCTCTGCCCTTCATAGTACTTTATGAGTTGGACATCTTTCCTTGCCCCTATCTTTTTGAAATGCACCAGATTTCAAAAATGGACTGTGTTAAACACTCAAATGATGTATAAGCATAGGAATGGCTGCACAGGAGACAGTGATTCTGACATGTGGTGTAAGCGGGGGTCAAGGGAAGTGCTCCTTGTCCCCATTGGGGCAGCATCTGCATGGTGCTCCAACAACTAGTCAGTGGGAACGAAACAGGAAGAGCACACCCATTTCCTTGGGAATACAGTATCGCATAGATACAGGTCATCTGGGCACAACCCTGTTGACTGGGATACTGACCCGAGATCTGAAGGGAATGCCAGCATTTATATGCTTCTTACTTACACCTGTGCTGCAGTCGGCTTGGGACAAAGACATTTCCATCGTAATGATTAAGTAAGGCTCGCcgagacagaaaaaaaatgaaatccagaaTGATGGCAAGAGTCAGTGAATACTCTAGAATTTACTGGCCTTGGAAGATGGGTTTTAAACCAGTAAAACATACAGCTGTTGTAATGAATGAACTCAAACAAAATGTTCTTCCCAGACAGCCCAGTGTAGGCAGAGGCTTTTGGGAATTCGTGTTGATTTGTGTCGGAGCTGATTCCCTCAACAAACTCTCAGAGAGCTCTTCTCTGAAGTGAGCGGCTTGGTGCATCCGAAGGCCGGCATCCTTTATGAAGCTTGGAGGACAATGACTACGCTTCTACGGCCTCTGCTCTGCATGGATTCTTAAATGAAAAGCAAGGCTTGATCTCTGCCTATAGCTTTTCCCACAATACTCGCATATAAACGGCCTCTCTTCAGTGTGTGTTCTCTGGTGCAAAGTAAGATCTGTCTGTCGACTAAAACTCTTCCCACAACTGTGACACCTGTGGGGTTTTCCACCTGTGTGTGCTTTCAGGTGTCTTATAAAACTTGTTCGATTACAAAAACTCTTCCTACACTCCGCGCAGCGGTATGTTTCTTGCTGAGAATAGGCTTTCTGGTGCAATTTAAGGTGTGAGCCCTGGGTGAATCGCTTGTTACACACGGGACATTCATAGGGTGTCTCCCCCGTGTGGATTCGTGGATGCCTGGAGAGGTCTGACCTACGAAGGAATCCTTTGCCACATTCGAGGCACTTGTGAGGGAGCTCTCCCAAATGAATTTTCAGGTGCCCATTAAGGAGCTTCTTGTTAGCAAAACGTTTCCCACAGTGCGCGCATCGGTGTGGTTTCTCTCCGGGACGGTTTGActcctgggctctggggctgagAGGGTCTCCCTGGTTGGCGCTCTCAGCTGTCCCTCCTAGAGCAGGCTTCTGCTCAGGGACAGGCAGTGTGCAGTCTCTGGGTAGATGCTCTGCAGGGTTTCCCAAGTGATTTTCTAGCTGTTCAGAGTATTCGGGTAAACTGGGACCAAGCAGTGCATTTCCatctaaagaaacagaaaatggacaCACACTCTCCAGCTGTTTCTGCTTGACATATTTTCTCTCCCAACAGCAAACTTGAGAGAAGGACCAGAAATTGCAGATGTCACTGAATGGAGACAAAAGGGACTAAAAAGAGCTAAACTCAACAGCTAGCCGGAAGACAGAAACTCCCAAGGGGCATCCGAAACCTCTTTACCCTGGGATTgaggtgaatttttcttttctttcttcccgaGCATCCGCTGAACTCTCACCTACCTATCTCGGGGTCAAGTAATTGTTGCTTCACTTCCTTGGGATCCTGTATTGTCTTCACCCATGGCTCTTGTCCCTGCTCTTCTGGGGACCTCTGCTCAGCCTTTGATCGTGGGTGTTCTGGCCATAGGAGAGATGGGGGGAAGGACAGTTTGAGTCTTCACAGGTTTCCTTCTCCAGAGTCCaggcagcattttttttttatttcttgaggaagattggccctgagctaacatccatgcccacactcctctatttaatatgtgggatgtctgccacagtgtggcttgacaagtggtgtaggtccgcgtccgtgcccgggatccgaaccagcgaagcccaggTGGCCGAAgaagagtgcgcgaacttaaccactatgccactcagAAGGCCCCCCAGGTGACTTTTCTGGACACATGGCCTCTCTGTACCTACCTACTTCCTTCTCGGTTAGGACTGCCTCACCAGGAGCCTCTGACAAgtggtttgttttggtttggttttcagGATCAGAACAAAACCAAATGAGGGCGGGGGAGGATCCCAGTGTGCTCAGTTCAAAGCTATTCTCTTCCGATCTATGGAAGGAGAGTGCATCGATTCTGGGGTGAAGTCGATGCCCTGAAGGAGTTCCACATCGGTCTTGAGAATGGAATTATTTAGGTGAGAGCCAGAACATGAAGTCGATCTTCCTAAAGTGCCGGCAcatgaaaactgagaaacaccCTCTTACTGACCACcaggtgaagaaagagagaggcccGGGGGAAATAGGAAACTGCTTACTGGAATAATTTCACTTGGACATATTCAAATTAGAATGGTAACGGAATTAGGTTGGCAACAAGCAAAAATAacttgagaaaaaacaaactctAGATGTCTGTTTCAGCTGAAGGCTGGAAGTGGATTCTCTCAAAATTAACCCAACCAGCCATCCAGCAGTGCTTCTCAAGGCCAGTCTAAGGACAACCAGGAGAAGTTTCCACACTCCCTGTCACCCTGTGTCCTACCACCCCTCTCCTCAGTAAGACCCCGTGTAATTTACATCCTCTTTCCCTGTCCCTTCCTCAGCTCTGGCCAAGTTGATGGATCTGCCGGAAAACGTGGGTTGGAAGTGGCTCATTTGAGATAGAAATGCAGGATGATGTTTAAATATTAGCATTAAGTAACATGACATTAGCAAGTTAGTTTGGCTAATGTTAATTCGAAGGaaaatttacatttcagaaaattatATCAAGGCACAGGAAATTGACTAAAAtaccttatttcttattttgatggATAAACGGCCatatattttcagacaaacagaatttagaataaaaagCTGTTTAAATTCCCATTTTGTTTATGCTTGGGTTTCAAAGCTAAGGTTGGGATGAGAGGGTAATGAGACCAAAGTCAAATAAACTGGAGGTCCTGGATCCAAGGAAAGCTGTTATCAAGTTCAAGTGGAGCCAACCGaagggtgagggatggggagtGGCACAGCCTTAGGGAGGAAGAATCCAGAAGGCCCAGGACAACCCCACAAGAGAGACAAGGAAAACAGTCCAGAACGGCAGGAAGTGTTCATATGGCGGTTCCCATCCTGTATGTAGATTGTAGACTGGAAACTCTGAAGGCTGCAGATTTCCTTGGGGTCACTCTGAAACCACCCCAGACACCTGCTCCTTGGGGGGAAGAGAGCTAAAGACATGAGTAGTCAAGGACTGAGAGCGGCCCGGGAGGCAGAATCAGTCACCCACAAGAACGAAGGCCAGGAGTATCGTTACTAGGCAGCTGTGTCTCGTGGACTTGCCATCAGTCCAGCTGCTCCTTTCTGTGCAGCACCAAATCAAAGGCCTGAGAACTTCCACCTCAGTTCCCCAGCCTGGCATAGTGCCCCTTGGTGCCCGCTTTCAAAGAGGCTGGCCCAAACTTGAGCTTCCTCCTGGATGTTAACGTCACACACTTCCCATctaccacccccacccaccccgttGTCCTGTGTAACGCTCAGATCCTTGTGCCTCAGTGCACTTGGCCTCTGCTCCTGGACTCTCAAAGCCCTGCTCCTAGCACTATGACCAGTTGGCATTCCCCAACCTATGCTCACGGCCCATGTCAGCTAAGGCCTCTAACCATTCCCCTTTGCCCCATctcccaccctcctgacctcaCTTCCCATCTCTACTCTTACACATTCCAGAAAACAGCTTCATCAATGCTGAATGAACTTGACGCTTATGAAAAAGGTCTTCCCAGATAGCAGCCCTCCTTCTGTCTGCCAACATGGGGAAAACAGCCATGGCGCTCATCACAAGTCAAAGCGTAAGCCATTTAAGGTACCCAGGGTGAGTGAAGGGGAGAAGAAACGATCACTTTCATAAGCTGTGGTGGGAAGGTAAACTGGTACAATAATTTTGGAGGACAGTGGACCATAGCTATTAAAGTTTTTAATGCACAAGCCCACTAACCAATCATTCCTGTTCTAGAAACGTGTCCTGCTCACGCATGCTCATAGAAGGATGCTCGCTGTGTGTTTTATAGCTTGGCTCCAGGGTTTTGGTCAACGCTGAATGGCAGCCAGAAGTCATGCCTCTAGGCCTGCCTCTGTTGGCAGGACTCTTCTCTGTACCCTCAACAACAGCCAGTCTGTTGCCACAGCAACCACCAGAGAGGTTGTTCTAGAAATGAGCCTAAGCGTATGAACAAGCCCTCTTTGTTTTGGCCCGTAGgttgttcatttcttcattgcAGGCGAGACTTCCTAGCTCAGAAGCCAGCCAGTGCCAAACTCAATTTTCACACATCCCATTATTTAAAAGCTAGCCCCCAGAAGCAGCTTTTTATCCATTTAGAGCCCACCTGCTTTGCAAATCCCAGAAAACTGCACCCCACACCTGCTAGCCATTGAAAAGATGGAGCCTTGTGGTTATATGTCCCCCAACCACTGCTGCCCTTTGGAATTCTCTAACCCATAGCCTCCCTGGCATGCTACTGGGCTGCGACACCACCTAGACAGGTAAAGCCCTCTGAGCCTTCACTCCCTGGGGAGTCCCCTACAAGCAAACCTGACAACGAGTTGCCCAACAAAGCTTGTGCGTGCTACTGCCACCTCCTGGTCATATCTTTTCCCTTGATCAGCCCCCAGATCCCTCAGACCCTCTACAAGTGGTAAGGAGGATGGGGTTTTGGTGACCAGGCGGTAGGTATGGGACCGCCCAGTCAGTAGGACAAAGCATATTATATCACTTTAAACAGTGATCAGAAAGGGGCAGTTTCCTCTCGTCCTAATTGGAATATTTTGCTTGtttaattcattctctctctcccttgttaAATCCACTGGCTGTGGAGAAACCTTGGGGCTGAAGAATGACACAGACAAGCACAGATCTAGGCCCAGCGGCCTCTGCTGCGTCTTTTGGTCTAACTACCAAGATCCCAAACTCTTTTCTTACCTGCTCCTCTTGTATCTCAGGTTCTGTCTGTAAGAATTCTACCAGTGCcaaaatgatttctttattttgtaggCCGAATGGCCTCACCCAGGTCTCTATCTCCATGGGCAGAATGGTTAGGAATTGCTCCAACACTAGCAGCTCCAGGATTTGCTCCTTCGAACGCATCTTTGGCTTCAGCCACTGACAGCAGAGCTCCCAGAGTTTGTTGAAAGCTTCGTGGGGCCCGGCTGCTTCTTTGTACTGGAACTGCCGGAAGCGCTGGCGGAAGACTTCACAGTCAGTATCATACTCTTGAAACACCGAGCCCTGATTCAGGGAGGCCTGGATGGCACACCCCAGGGCCACCGCCATCGCCCCTTCCAGCAGTGTACACCTTATCCCGAGCCTGAAGTCTCAGATTGCAACTGGTTTCTTTGTGTAATTGTGGGGCAGGGAGCCACCTACAGCAGAGGACAGGgcaaaaggagagaggagaggcagcagtggttaccagagggcataCGTAGCTCTCTCAATTGCTCACTTTTCACCAAAGCCCTAAAGCTGCAGATTGTCAAGTTGGTGAGGGGTTTGAGAGTCTGATCAAAGCCGTGGACGCCCTTCCTGGAAAAaccaaaagattcagaaaatgtCCAAGCCCATCCACGGACCCTCCAGCActgcgctgtccaatatggtagccactagacCCACGTGGAcctggttaaaataaaaattccgcTCCTACGCACGTTTCCAGCGCTCGACAGCCCGCAGGGCAGAGGGTTCTGTGGGCAGCTCTGCTCTAGAACttacccccccccacccccccaccccccgacccaGCAGGGCTGAGAAGCCCCGCCCCTAAGGAGGACCCAGAACGCTGGGCAGGCCCGCAGCCCCACGCCCAGTCTAAGCCGGGCTGGCCTGTGTTTCTGAATACAGGCAGGCGCAGAAGAAGCGGAGCAGCAACACTCATAACCCCGGTGAATAAGCCTGGACGTCCATCCAGCCTTCAGGAACCCTGAGTCTCCTTCACCCACGGCCCCTCAGCCAGAGCCACGCCTGGCAAAGGCGCAAATCCTCAACCCCTCCTTGTTCTCCCCTCGAGGTGTGCGCAGTTCAGCCGACATCACCGTGCCCCTCATCCTGCTGTAGCCTCCCAAGGGGCTTTCTCAGGAGAAAAATCCGCGGCAGCAGGGCGGGCCACCAGGAATGTGGTCTGCGTCAGTAACGAAGGACACTTCTCAGGTTCATCAGGCCGGGAGCAGGCGCTGCTCTAAGCCTCCTCGTCCACTAGTTCATGGAGCCCTCGCCCCGTGGTAGGAGGTGGGCACTAGCATCATGCCCGGAATACAGAGGAGGGCGCAGAGGGGTGAGGCTTAGGAGGACTGGCtcacttgtcccaggtcacagagcaaatGCCAGAGGGACGTGGTGACAAGGCCAGACTCCATAGATTCCTGCCATGCCCATGTCTACAAACATCCAAGCGTTCTTAGCACAATCtctgaggtcacagagccagtCACAGACATGTCTCCAGACGAGGCCCTGCCTACATGCTATGGGGCCTCTCTCCCTGTATTTGTCCACCCGGCTCATGTTCCTGTCCACtttcctgggggcgggggggatcaagaaaaaaatactcaggACGCTTCCCATTGAGTCATCCCAAATGGACACTGTCCCCCTACCACCCTTTCTCTTTACGGTAGCCAGGACTTTAGCTGCAGACCAATGGAGGTGTGGTAacctgctagctgtgtgaccctgacaCCCAGGGCTTCTGTCCGTCACATGAGAATAATCATAGCATCTATTTCACAAAATTTCCTGTGGCGCAGCCCATCGTCTGGAGAGAGGACAGCAGTGTGCCTGGCACGGAGGAAGCGCTCAAGAAAGGTCATTGCTCCTGGGGACTCATTCCTAGGCAGCTTCTCTTCCCCCCTCCCAGGCAGCTGACCGTCGCTGGAGGGCAGCCAGGAACCGTGTGGCTTTTGCCTGTCACCCTCCCTTAACCCCTCCTGCCTCACAGCTGGGCAGCCCTCCCCCCACTGACCCCACCCTTCCACCACGCCTCCCGGGGAGTCGACCTGATCCTCCGGGTTTCCCTCCGTGGGCCCTTCCAGATGAAAACTTCACTCCACCCCGGGCTGGTGGCTTCTCCCCAAA
This DNA window, taken from Equus przewalskii isolate Varuska chromosome X, EquPr2, whole genome shotgun sequence, encodes the following:
- the LOC103544218 gene encoding zinc finger protein 449-like is translated as MDAEQRSPEEQGQEPWVKTIQDPKEVKQQLLDPEIGSDICNFWSFSQVCCWERKYVKQKQLESVCPFSVSLDGNALLGPSLPEYSEQLENHLGNPAEHLPRDCTLPVPEQKPALGGTAESANQGDPLSPRAQESNRPGEKPHRCAHCGKRFANKKLLNGHLKIHLGELPHKCLECGKGFLRRSDLSRHPRIHTGETPYECPVCNKRFTQGSHLKLHQKAYSQQETYRCAECRKSFCNRTSFIRHLKAHTGGKPHRCHSCGKSFSRQTDLTLHQRTHTEERPFICEYCGKSYRQRSSLAFHLRIHAEQRP